In a single window of the uncultured Dysgonomonas sp. genome:
- a CDS encoding SusD/RagB family nutrient-binding outer membrane lipoprotein — protein sequence MKINKLYILGAFTSLLLSTSCVDDINEDPNRPSSVPTTSLITSSEKLLVDNLRSEQVSLRGSMLFVQYFAQNTYTTQSRYDIPFSYSDDYWKGLYKTLNNLEEIIKLNTDPATKDVATANGVGRNATQIAISRVLKSYAFYALTDVFGNIPYQSYGTKDADFQALQQNPENITPAYAAQEKIYTDLLSELKAAGDTLIKYQGETTFGKADIIYAGSNAKWAKFANSLRLRFATRLKEKNNTLYKSHFEDALNKGVFTGNSDNAAFKYSATSPNEAPLYRATVTANRKDFAVSHILVDLLKGSNPVLPVADPRLSAYALPTTTTNTYVGLPYGLANDQAGKFSANDVSLPGAAINAANYAEVLMEYAEVAFLISEYNNWSQNDYQAGVQASLEKWGVAADKVTDYLSKLPAANQKNVLTQKYIALYMQGLEAWSEYRRTGFPDFLIQEGDVVFEGEIETRAVTYRFDPLFGDGGVPSRLYYPTKEQNVNKANYQQALSVQGNDKIETKPWIFRN from the coding sequence ATGAAAATAAATAAGCTATATATATTAGGTGCTTTCACATCATTGCTATTATCCACATCATGCGTAGATGATATCAATGAGGACCCTAACCGTCCATCGTCCGTGCCTACTACATCCTTAATCACTTCTTCCGAGAAATTACTTGTCGATAACCTACGCAGCGAACAAGTATCATTGAGAGGCTCTATGTTGTTTGTTCAGTATTTTGCACAGAATACGTATACAACACAGTCGCGTTACGATATTCCTTTCAGTTATTCAGACGATTACTGGAAAGGACTCTATAAGACATTGAATAATCTGGAGGAAATAATCAAACTGAATACCGACCCTGCCACAAAAGACGTGGCCACTGCAAATGGCGTAGGACGCAATGCAACCCAGATAGCCATCAGCCGCGTACTCAAGAGTTATGCTTTCTATGCATTGACAGATGTATTCGGTAACATTCCTTACCAGTCGTATGGCACTAAAGATGCCGATTTTCAGGCATTACAACAAAATCCGGAGAATATCACTCCGGCGTATGCAGCACAGGAAAAAATCTATACTGACCTGTTGAGCGAACTAAAAGCGGCCGGAGATACCCTTATTAAGTATCAGGGGGAGACTACATTCGGCAAGGCTGATATTATTTACGCAGGTAGTAATGCCAAATGGGCGAAATTTGCCAATTCGCTCCGTCTGCGTTTTGCCACCCGCCTGAAAGAGAAGAACAATACATTGTATAAATCCCATTTTGAAGATGCATTGAATAAAGGAGTATTTACTGGTAACTCCGACAATGCTGCTTTCAAATATTCTGCCACATCTCCGAATGAGGCACCTCTCTATAGGGCCACTGTAACAGCGAACCGGAAAGATTTTGCTGTTTCTCATATCCTTGTCGACCTGCTAAAAGGCAGTAATCCGGTACTTCCTGTAGCCGACCCGCGCTTGTCTGCATACGCATTACCGACTACCACAACGAATACTTATGTAGGTCTACCATACGGATTGGCAAATGATCAGGCAGGTAAGTTTTCCGCTAATGATGTGAGCTTACCGGGTGCTGCAATCAATGCGGCCAATTACGCCGAAGTTCTGATGGAATATGCTGAAGTTGCCTTCCTGATTTCCGAATACAATAACTGGAGTCAAAACGATTATCAGGCAGGAGTACAAGCCTCGCTTGAAAAATGGGGTGTCGCGGCCGACAAAGTTACAGACTACCTGTCTAAACTGCCTGCGGCTAACCAGAAGAATGTCTTAACCCAGAAATATATCGCATTATATATGCAAGGACTGGAAGCATGGAGCGAATACCGCCGGACAGGGTTTCCCGATTTCCTCATACAGGAAGGTGATGTTGTATTCGAGGGCGAAATAGAAACCAGAGCAGTAACATATCGCTTCGATCCTCTCTTCGGTGATGGGGGAGTTCCAAGCCGCTTGTATTATCCTACTAAAGAACAAAATGTGAATAAGGCTAACTATCAACAGGCATTGTCAGTACAAGGCAATGACAAAATAGAAACAAAGCCATGGATATTTAGAAACTAG